The proteins below come from a single Leptotrichia sp. oral taxon 223 genomic window:
- a CDS encoding ABC transporter permease translates to MNILQQILNLLQQTIIIAPPILITAVGACISERSGIVNIGLEGIMLSSAFATAVVNIATGNPYLGIVFGMIVGILISLLHAVISINLRGNQIISGVAINLFAAAITSYSIKTIYKTAGSTPLAKSLANRPLMIIVIYGIGIAMYFFLYKTVLGLRIRSVGEHPLAADTVGISVYKTRYIAVLISGALGGLGGAYLTAVLLPSFSNNMSAGRGYIALAAMIFGKWNPIGAILASLLFAFGQAFADVSKTIGLPISQQFLTMIPYILTLLALVGFVGKSKAPKASGLPYEK, encoded by the coding sequence ATGAATATATTACAACAAATACTTAATTTATTGCAGCAAACAATAATAATAGCACCTCCAATCCTTATAACAGCCGTAGGAGCGTGTATCTCTGAAAGAAGTGGAATTGTTAATATTGGGCTTGAAGGAATTATGCTAAGTTCAGCATTTGCAACGGCAGTTGTCAATATTGCCACAGGGAATCCTTATTTAGGAATAGTTTTTGGAATGATAGTGGGAATTTTAATTTCGCTACTTCACGCAGTAATCAGTATCAACCTTAGAGGAAACCAGATTATAAGCGGAGTTGCAATAAATCTATTTGCAGCCGCAATAACTTCATATTCAATAAAAACTATCTATAAAACTGCTGGAAGCACTCCGTTAGCAAAGTCATTGGCAAATCGTCCATTAATGATAATTGTAATCTATGGAATCGGCATAGCAATGTATTTCTTTTTGTATAAAACTGTTTTAGGTTTGAGAATCCGTTCAGTTGGAGAACATCCATTAGCGGCCGATACAGTTGGGATAAGTGTTTATAAGACAAGATATATCGCTGTACTTATATCAGGTGCATTAGGAGGACTTGGCGGGGCTTATCTTACAGCCGTACTGCTTCCGTCTTTTTCAAACAACATGTCAGCAGGGCGTGGATATATCGCCTTGGCAGCAATGATTTTTGGGAAATGGAATCCAATAGGAGCAATTTTAGCAAGTTTATTATTCGCTTTTGGACAAGCATTCGCCGATGTTTCCAAAACAATAGGACTCCCAATATCTCAGCAATTTTTGACAATGATACCGTATATTTTAACATTGTTGGCGTTGGTTGGATTTGTAGGAAAATCGAAAGCACCGAAGGCATCAGGATTGCCATATGAAAAATAA
- a CDS encoding lysozyme inhibitor LprI family protein, translating to MRKIVFIFMVFSLVSFPKDLEISTAKFFSACGENDNEHLKILENEQRKMNEIYNKLIQKFDKNRRRYSKSKQELINSQKMWIKYSDEEMRNYGMYRNWYNLCVREKSETRERINLIQQRILELTNKYKKYLN from the coding sequence ATGAGAAAAATAGTTTTTATATTTATGGTATTTTCTTTAGTTTCTTTTCCAAAAGATTTGGAAATAAGTACAGCTAAATTTTTTAGTGCATGTGGGGAAAATGATAATGAACATTTAAAAATACTAGAAAATGAACAAAGAAAAATGAATGAAATATACAATAAATTAATTCAAAAATTTGATAAAAATAGAAGACGTTATTCTAAATCGAAGCAGGAGTTAATTAATTCTCAAAAAATGTGGATAAAATATTCAGATGAAGAAATGAGAAATTATGGAATGTATAGAAATTGGTATAACCTATGCGTTAGAGAAAAATCTGAAACAAGAGAACGGATTAATTTAATACAACAAAGAATACTGGAATTAACAAATAAATATAAAAAATATTTAAATTAA